aaaaattatatatataattatggatAAAAAAAGTTTATTGCTAAATGTAAAATTTTTGTTTGTAATTTTGAGTATATTCAGAATTTGAGACAGATTCAGACGTAGTGATagttaggctctgttctttatcgctgaaaaaaactgaactgaactgaactgaattgaactgaactgaactgaatactgctgaatactgaactgaatttaactgaatactactgaatactgaacttaactgaatgctactgaacttatctgaatgctaccgaacttaaccgaacttaacaataatgatgatattagacttttaaaataattttcatgataatattggacattaatgaacttataataataataatggttctaataaatttaataatatcaataataaataaatatattattaaagataaaactaaattgaatatcaaataaaagcctgggatgataaaatcttggctcgataaaagcctatgaaattaaataaaaataagtctaatttaaattaaaaatacaaattacatacaaacacaaatttatatataatttaaagcctatgaaattaaatacaaatcttcatatgaatacaaactcttaactctttattttaattaagggttaaagtgcaaaaataacgttttgggtcagaagtaattttacctctaacgtctaaaatggtggaattttatccctaacattgataaattggataaatttgagaaataattcataatatggatgcaattcctaatttttaaatatggatgcatactttagttttttttttttttattaaaccatatatactttaataaactatcatttcttgacttttatctaatttatagataatgataaactataaataataataataataaataatgataaattatagattaataataataataattataataaattatatataaataatgataatataataaataatgctgaaactgaatgctgaaactgaatactgaactgaactgaattaaactgaactgaactgaactgattgttactgaaattaagtgataaagaacagggccttagtcccaaaaaaattcattaatATATTATGTATTTTTTAGTACATGATAAGTTTCAATTGATCAGATTAACTGCACCTTCACCGTTTGTCTGAAAACTTTATTAACTAtacaattatataaaattaaaaagcaAATTAGTTTAAACCATGGCAAATTTTGACAGGTGAAATTTGAAATGCTATAAAAATAATGGAAGGAAATAAGAAAGTGTGGATGATAGCAATAGCAGCATGGTTGTGTTGGAGTAGTGTCGCAATTGAATCAACCAGAATTTGCTCTGATCATCAGACCACACCGGACGATCATTATGAGAACAAACTTCAGGCTGACGATCTCACATTTTCTGTGGATGATCCTACTGCTGAAACCTACTCAAAATTCTTGAAAAATCTTCGAATAAAGTTGACATGTGAAACACTTCATCAGCATCATTTAGCAGTTCTATGTACTGAATCCCAAGCACAAGGACAGCTTTATTCCACCGTTGTTCTAACCTACAACAGTGTTTCGGTCACTCTTGCATTAGATGTTGTCAATTTGAATCTTGTTGGTTATAAATCGGGAACAAAATCCTATTTCTTTGCTAATACGGAGGATTTGAAGGACGAACTTTTCCAAGAAACAGAACAAGTCGTAATGGAGTACTCGAATTCTTATAAATCTTTAGACACTAGAGAGGCTGTGAACTTGGGAATGTCTGCGCTACGGAGTGCGGTCGAAGCTCTCAGTAACTATGACGAATCAAAGATTAAAACCAGCCTTATAACTGTAATTGGAATGGTGTCAGAGGCCGCCAGATTTAAGCTTATTGAGAATGCTGTGGCTAGTTCTTTTAGCACCGATATTAAGCCAAGTACCAAGATAATTAGCTACGAGGATAAATGGGATGAACTGTCAAAGAATATACAACGAGCTACTCGGGGAAAGTTTCCGAAGGCAGTTAGATTGAAAGATGAGAATGATGTTAGTATCAGGGTGACCCGTGTTAGACAAGTTCAAAAAAACATGGGAATCTTGAAGCATTATGATGTAATTGAAGGATATGCAGTCGATTAATGAAGGAATCTTAATAAAATATACAGCTTAACTAAATAAAGGACAATATTGATGTATCATTTTGATGTCCAAATCTGGTAAAAGTGTTTTCCTTGTCTTTGTAATGTCTATTTTCATAtgagaaataaaattattatcatttgTTTAGACTTGAAATCGATTTGGTTAGTATAGAGGTAACGGGATGGAATAAAGAAAGGAAAACAAGGAGAAAGGAAAGTAATGACCCTGAATTCCCTTTTCTGTTTGTTTCAGTTCCACAAAGGGAATTATATACCCATACCCATAATTCTCCTTGTGgttgtttggttcaaatgaggtaataaactagatttatatttttaacaataatttctaTACAATAATATgtctatattaataaattaatcacatgtaaatataagaataaaaatcaatttattcaactattaaaattaaattacgaTGAAACTGAGgaaacagaaataaaataaatcaaagaaaatttataaatattttattttaaaaagaaaataattattttaaaataattaaaaataaataccaaaaccgaataatatgataaaagaaaaatatttatcaaaactatttttcacgataaaaataaaaacaagtaagtataaggatcaaaagtgagatTAGtctagagataaaaaaaataaaaataaataaatttaaggatcaaaataaaaataaaaaagtaaaaattagtcaaaaaatattttttaagaataaagaaataaataatatataagtatacgaatcaaaagtgaaattaatccaatgatTAAAAagtaagaatcaataaatttatggaccaaaataaaattaaaaacaaaatagagactaaaataaaattttacgaTGAGGGTAGATGTTTAAATTAGTGAGAAAGATGGGAAAGGGAATGGAAAACCATAGGGGGTTGGGAGGAATGAGATTAGAGGAGTTAGGAGCAAACCCAAAACTAAAATAGGGTAAGGAGAATGATTGAATTGATCTaacaaacaccaacaaaagGAATGAAACCTTCTTATCCCTTACCTTTTCCTGAAACCCCAAAAACAAACGGCCCCTGAATATCTATACTTTAAAATTTAATTGTAAAACCAAAACTCTTTTTGCAC
The window above is part of the Euphorbia lathyris chromosome 3, ddEupLath1.1, whole genome shotgun sequence genome. Proteins encoded here:
- the LOC136223684 gene encoding ribosome-inactivating protein gelonin-like, whose protein sequence is MEGNKKVWMIAIAAWLCWSSVAIESTRICSDHQTTPDDHYENKLQADDLTFSVDDPTAETYSKFLKNLRIKLTCETLHQHHLAVLCTESQAQGQLYSTVVLTYNSVSVTLALDVVNLNLVGYKSGTKSYFFANTEDLKDELFQETEQVVMEYSNSYKSLDTREAVNLGMSALRSAVEALSNYDESKIKTSLITVIGMVSEAARFKLIENAVASSFSTDIKPSTKIISYEDKWDELSKNIQRATRGKFPKAVRLKDENDVSIRVTRVRQVQKNMGILKHYDVIEGYAVD